Proteins from a genomic interval of Methanoplanus endosymbiosus:
- a CDS encoding hydantoinase/oxoprolinase family protein, giving the protein MFTGIDIGGTNTDIAVVRNNNIETVKVANDAGISSALSKVSSTGGRLAISTSQPLNRLIMTSPDDLCTVTIPGPGLLRSGAVKGAVTIRGDIAEEIDPDEIRGIFEGTDADYLAVAGKFSIRNPLLEERVHEIALGFFDEKRIALSHHIGEIGFPSRIATTKINAQVKEVALGVGGIVNTHFSGREFYFMKGDGGLSSPEMVYNNPSVLYNSSQAAVVLGTGYLTGIKDALVIDIGGTTTDFVPMKGGMPEEEELDFGGGHTGIRGIRSLSLPYGGDSLIDGGLLPFREGASRAFGGRSFTLTDALNVCGHEIGDYKSSGYVNRSLADMVVSDYFEKIEYAISVFSPDLIIGAGYLAPLLMPEIAGITGIEALIPDHAGSANAVGVAVSRVSILLNVRYDSEKGRMIVNGEVRHPDRIYSDDELIEECISELRRTAMEMGSPEEDCEEVVIRNFRAYDVVRNKERAGRIIDLSVAILPGISSEAL; this is encoded by the coding sequence ATGTTTACCGGAATTGATATCGGCGGGACAAATACTGATATTGCAGTTGTCAGGAATAATAATATTGAGACTGTTAAGGTAGCCAATGATGCCGGTATATCCTCGGCACTGTCTAAGGTCAGTAGTACCGGAGGCAGGCTTGCTATAAGCACGTCCCAGCCTTTAAACCGTCTGATTATGACATCCCCTGATGATCTGTGCACTGTCACAATTCCGGGGCCGGGTCTTCTCCGTTCCGGTGCTGTAAAGGGTGCTGTAACCATCAGGGGTGATATTGCAGAAGAGATTGATCCGGATGAGATCAGAGGGATTTTTGAAGGGACAGATGCAGACTATCTTGCAGTTGCAGGGAAATTTTCGATTAGAAATCCTCTTCTGGAAGAGAGGGTGCATGAGATTGCACTCGGCTTTTTTGATGAGAAGAGGATTGCACTGAGTCATCATATTGGTGAGATCGGGTTTCCGTCAAGGATTGCCACTACAAAGATCAATGCACAGGTTAAGGAGGTGGCCCTTGGAGTTGGGGGTATTGTAAATACTCATTTTTCGGGCAGAGAATTTTATTTTATGAAGGGTGACGGCGGTCTTTCTTCTCCGGAGATGGTATATAATAATCCTTCAGTGCTTTATAATTCCAGTCAGGCGGCGGTTGTACTGGGTACGGGGTACCTGACCGGAATTAAAGATGCACTGGTAATTGATATCGGTGGAACCACCACAGATTTTGTGCCCATGAAAGGCGGGATGCCTGAGGAGGAGGAACTGGATTTCGGGGGAGGGCATACGGGGATTCGCGGGATCAGGTCGCTTTCGCTGCCTTATGGTGGAGATTCCTTAATTGACGGCGGTCTTCTGCCTTTCAGGGAAGGTGCTTCACGGGCTTTTGGGGGCAGATCGTTTACACTGACAGATGCCTTAAATGTCTGTGGGCATGAGATTGGGGACTATAAGTCATCGGGATATGTTAACCGGAGCCTTGCTGATATGGTTGTTTCAGACTATTTTGAGAAGATTGAGTATGCGATCTCGGTCTTCTCTCCTGATCTGATTATCGGGGCTGGTTATCTTGCACCTCTGCTTATGCCTGAGATTGCAGGAATTACGGGTATTGAGGCACTCATTCCGGATCACGCCGGTTCAGCCAATGCGGTCGGGGTTGCAGTGTCGAGGGTGAGTATACTGCTTAATGTCCGTTATGACAGTGAGAAGGGCCGGATGATTGTTAATGGTGAGGTGAGGCATCCGGACAGGATATATTCTGATGATGAACTTATTGAGGAGTGTATCAGTGAACTCAGAAGGACTGCAATGGAGATGGGTTCACCGGAGGAGGACTGTGAGGAGGTTGTCATCCGGAATTTCAGGGCCTATGATGTTGTCCGGAATAAGGAGAGGGCAGGAAGGATTATTGACCTGTCTGTTGCTATTCTGCCGGGGATTTCATCGGAGGCGTTATGA
- a CDS encoding histone deacetylase family protein, with protein MRTGIVYHPDYLLHEQSPTHAERRERIAYTIDMLDEEEIWDDAGIKRINPRMAAEDEILSVHTGDYLRRLKEADISGAEFDTNTYGPPGFLKNALLSAGGAVTAGEAVMSGEVRNSFALIRPPGHHAGRNFAGGFCYINNVAVMTRAVQNSGVKRVMIIDWDAHHGNGTQDIFYDDPDVLYVSIHQEHCFPGTGKIKDVGDGVAKGRTINMPIAPGSSGRVYRYPVL; from the coding sequence ATGAGGACCGGAATTGTGTATCATCCGGATTATCTTCTGCATGAGCAGAGTCCGACACATGCGGAGAGGCGTGAGAGGATTGCATATACCATTGATATGCTGGATGAGGAGGAGATCTGGGATGATGCCGGGATTAAGAGGATAAATCCCCGGATGGCGGCTGAGGATGAAATTCTGTCAGTGCATACCGGAGATTACCTCCGGAGACTGAAGGAGGCTGATATATCCGGTGCTGAATTTGATACCAATACCTATGGCCCTCCCGGATTTCTGAAAAACGCTCTTCTCTCTGCCGGAGGTGCAGTTACTGCCGGTGAGGCTGTAATGTCTGGTGAAGTAAGAAATTCCTTTGCCCTGATTCGTCCTCCTGGTCATCATGCAGGCCGGAATTTTGCCGGAGGTTTTTGTTATATCAATAATGTGGCGGTTATGACGAGGGCTGTACAGAATTCCGGTGTTAAACGGGTGATGATCATTGACTGGGATGCCCATCACGGCAATGGTACCCAGGATATTTTCTATGATGATCCTGATGTGTTATATGTCTCGATTCACCAGGAGCACTGTTTTCCGGGTACTGGCAAAATTAAGGATGTTGGTGATGGGGTGGCTAAGGGCCGGACGATTAATATGCCAATTGCACCCGGAAGTTCGGGCAGGGTTTACCGGTATCCAGTACTTTAA
- a CDS encoding transposase: protein MANNCQNIGKSELNKENKLGNLEPICALVEGNVTLTGGRNYDSLTLIRGAIATACSNNSISGFAKMTEGLPSHTTCLKKLHGLNMEELTLNTPKMLLKAGKGILKKGQKYDFAIDITLIPYYGKKDKKNPKSPIVGGKRKASTNYFVGYLTFSVVNMDKHLILQVIPLFRDSTNLTAIKNCVDLIYGYGFKIKSLMLDREFYSAEIFSYLKESEIPHIVPVKKNSDELKRQLKGKKSKSFEYVINAKSKNKLKCKVKIVDRVIYMKGKKGKKGALHRAFVVYKINTSPQSISERYRHRFAIESTYVINNKFKVRTSTKDHVVRFFYYLIACIIQNFWVLTKWKRFAKIQRGPKVIYRDKFPLNHYLAIIFEESMTHFRILRIDEIAIS, encoded by the coding sequence ATGGCAAATAATTGTCAAAATATAGGCAAATCAGAGCTTAATAAAGAAAATAAGCTTGGAAACCTTGAACCGATATGCGCTCTTGTTGAGGGGAATGTAACCTTAACAGGTGGCAGAAACTATGATAGTCTAACGTTGATTCGGGGAGCTATCGCTACGGCATGTTCTAATAACTCAATATCCGGTTTTGCAAAAATGACGGAAGGACTACCGTCCCATACGACTTGTCTAAAAAAACTTCATGGCCTTAATATGGAGGAATTGACACTAAATACTCCAAAAATGCTTTTAAAAGCGGGAAAAGGAATCCTTAAGAAAGGTCAGAAGTATGATTTTGCAATTGATATAACGCTAATTCCATATTATGGGAAAAAGGATAAAAAAAATCCTAAATCTCCAATTGTAGGTGGAAAAAGAAAGGCATCGACAAATTATTTTGTTGGATACCTGACATTCTCGGTTGTAAATATGGATAAGCACCTTATACTTCAGGTTATTCCTTTGTTTAGAGATTCCACTAACCTCACCGCAATAAAGAATTGTGTTGATTTAATTTATGGATATGGATTCAAGATCAAATCTCTGATGCTTGACCGTGAGTTTTACTCTGCTGAAATCTTCAGTTACCTTAAGGAATCTGAAATTCCTCACATAGTGCCTGTTAAGAAGAACAGTGATGAACTCAAAAGGCAGCTGAAGGGAAAGAAATCAAAATCATTTGAATATGTTATAAACGCCAAATCGAAGAATAAGCTAAAATGTAAGGTGAAAATTGTTGATCGTGTCATTTACATGAAAGGTAAAAAGGGTAAAAAAGGTGCTCTTCATCGTGCTTTTGTTGTGTACAAAATTAATACTTCCCCACAATCAATTAGTGAGCGATACAGGCATAGATTTGCCATTGAATCAACATATGTCATTAATAATAAATTCAAAGTAAGAACATCCACCAAGGATCATGTGGTGAGATTTTTTTATTATCTAATTGCATGCATAATTCAGAATTTTTGGGTTTTAACAAAATGGAAGCGATTTGCAAAGATTCAGAGAGGACCAAAAGTAATATACAGGGACAAATTCCCCTTAAATCATTATCTTGCCATCATATTTGAAGAAAGTATGACTCATTTTCGTATATTAAGGATTGATGAAATTGCTATAAGCTGA
- a CDS encoding acetate uptake transporter: MEKENRNSFFLIDGTANPAPLGLLAFGMTTVLLNLHNAGYFALGSMIMGMGIFYGGLAQVIAGIMEWKKNNTFGTTAFCSYGFFWISLVALLILPGLGLAAAPEKVAMGSYLVMWGIFTTVMFVATLKMNRAIQFVFGSLALLFFLLAAGDFTGNAAITTIAGYEGIICGLSAIYAGLGQVLNEVYQKDFVPL, encoded by the coding sequence ATGGAAAAGGAGAACAGAAACAGTTTCTTTCTGATAGACGGAACGGCCAACCCGGCACCGCTTGGGCTTTTGGCCTTTGGCATGACGACTGTACTATTAAATCTTCACAATGCAGGGTATTTTGCACTTGGAAGTATGATTATGGGTATGGGGATATTTTACGGAGGCCTTGCACAGGTTATAGCCGGAATAATGGAGTGGAAGAAGAATAATACCTTTGGAACGACTGCATTCTGTTCTTATGGCTTCTTCTGGATAAGCCTTGTGGCTCTGCTTATCCTGCCGGGGCTGGGTCTTGCAGCTGCACCTGAAAAGGTTGCAATGGGTTCATACCTCGTTATGTGGGGGATATTCACTACGGTGATGTTTGTTGCCACTCTTAAGATGAACCGGGCTATACAGTTTGTCTTTGGATCCCTTGCTCTGCTCTTCTTTCTGCTTGCAGCCGGAGATTTCACAGGCAATGCAGCTATAACAACCATAGCCGGATATGAAGGGATAATATGTGGCTTATCTGCCATATATGCAGGCCTTGGCCAGGTACTCAATGAGGTTTATCAGAAGGATTTTGTTCCTCTCTGA
- a CDS encoding hybrid sensor histidine kinase/response regulator gives MTEERTKKSIKILVVEDSRTQAEFLRYILEEEGCRVMLAEDGREALEEIEAYKPDIVLTDIVMPEMDGYELCRRIKSDDNTKDIPVILVTQLYDPADVIKGLESGADNFIIKPYEQSDIQRWIDSILPSLHKPDPDGPQNALIIRHSEKDYSINAGRTQILNILLSTYGVAVRKNSELEDAQERLNSLNEQLKEAVFDLKDTNEELVSENTERRRVENALAEANKKLQLMASITRHDIINQLTAMQGYLEIAMTLKEEEPDSAWESIDKAFSMIDKTKNTIEFTGDYQEIGMHTPIWQDMHTLVLNSLKHTQIGDIRFENVIPEGIEIYADSMIEKVFSNLIENAVRYGDKITYIRFRTEISGDKLKFICEDDGVGIRERDKEKIFSYEYGMNTGFGLFLSREILGITGIKIRETGKSGEGARFELLCPEDAVRNSGAE, from the coding sequence ATGACTGAGGAGAGAACAAAAAAATCCATAAAGATCCTTGTAGTGGAAGACAGCCGTACACAGGCAGAATTTCTCCGTTATATCCTTGAGGAGGAAGGGTGCAGGGTAATGCTGGCAGAAGACGGCAGAGAGGCACTTGAGGAGATTGAAGCTTATAAGCCGGACATTGTACTGACTGATATTGTAATGCCGGAGATGGACGGATATGAACTATGCCGGAGAATAAAATCTGATGATAATACAAAGGATATACCTGTTATTCTTGTAACTCAGCTGTATGACCCGGCAGATGTTATCAAAGGGCTTGAATCGGGTGCAGATAATTTCATAATAAAGCCTTATGAGCAGAGTGATATTCAGAGATGGATTGACAGTATTCTTCCGTCACTGCATAAGCCTGATCCTGACGGGCCACAGAATGCGCTCATAATCCGGCATTCTGAGAAGGATTATTCTATCAATGCCGGCAGGACGCAGATATTAAATATACTTCTCTCCACATACGGCGTGGCCGTCAGGAAAAATTCTGAGCTTGAAGATGCACAGGAAAGGCTGAATTCCTTAAATGAACAGTTAAAAGAGGCAGTCTTTGATCTTAAGGATACCAATGAGGAGCTGGTCTCTGAAAATACCGAGAGGAGGCGTGTTGAAAATGCCCTTGCCGAGGCAAATAAGAAACTTCAGCTTATGGCAAGCATTACCCGTCATGATATTATCAACCAGTTAACAGCAATGCAGGGCTATCTTGAGATTGCCATGACTCTTAAGGAGGAAGAGCCCGATTCCGCCTGGGAGAGTATTGACAAGGCCTTTTCAATGATAGACAAGACCAAAAATACTATTGAATTTACAGGCGATTATCAGGAGATTGGAATGCATACTCCGATATGGCAGGATATGCACACTCTGGTATTAAATTCCTTAAAGCATACTCAGATTGGTGATATCAGATTTGAGAATGTTATTCCTGAAGGAATTGAGATATATGCCGATTCAATGATTGAGAAGGTATTCAGCAACCTCATTGAGAATGCCGTCCGTTATGGGGATAAGATCACATATATCCGGTTCAGAACCGAAATTTCCGGTGATAAACTTAAGTTCATCTGTGAGGATGACGGGGTGGGCATAAGGGAGAGGGATAAAGAGAAGATCTTCTCATATGAATATGGCATGAATACCGGATTCGGGCTCTTTCTTTCAAGGGAGATTCTCGGAATTACCGGCATTAAAATCCGTGAGACCGGGAAGAGCGGTGAGGGTGCAAGGTTTGAGCTTTTATGCCCTGAGGATGCTGTCCGGAATTCCGGTGCGGAATAA
- a CDS encoding sensor histidine kinase, whose translation MCEYSLPFYGKRRPMLVDLVLTGDPDIEANYPDLIQEDNNIASDVLIKHFRGEGGAYLRFTAAALKDPYGNITGAVESIIDVTDKLMTESALSNTTKKLNTLTGIIRTDLSNKLAVLYGYLRMGAIKFSDPEVISFVTDIKDAASGIERQINISRDFRDLGTKPPSWVMVQKAVNEAAGKLDFGSVYFRTWTERLEIFADPYLPSAFSHLFDNALNLAEDVTKIVVTYQIREDGCAVIIEDNGPGIPDSVKVKLFNQSSEEGYGRGLFLTHEILSITGIDIVETGIPGKGARFEIIIPSEGYRIR comes from the coding sequence ATGTGCGAGTATTCCCTTCCTTTTTACGGCAAAAGAAGACCTATGCTTGTTGATCTTGTCCTGACAGGAGATCCTGATATTGAGGCGAATTACCCTGATTTAATCCAGGAAGACAATAATATTGCATCAGATGTACTCATTAAGCATTTCAGGGGTGAAGGTGGGGCATATCTCCGTTTTACAGCCGCTGCACTGAAAGATCCTTATGGAAATATTACTGGTGCGGTTGAGTCTATCATTGATGTGACTGATAAGCTGATGACTGAATCGGCACTCTCAAACACCACTAAAAAACTGAACACCCTTACCGGAATAATAAGGACTGATCTCTCCAATAAACTTGCGGTTCTCTATGGTTATCTGAGAATGGGTGCTATTAAGTTCAGTGATCCTGAAGTTATTTCATTTGTGACTGATATTAAGGATGCTGCAAGCGGGATTGAAAGACAGATTAATATATCCCGTGATTTCCGGGATCTTGGGACAAAGCCCCCGTCATGGGTGATGGTGCAGAAGGCTGTCAATGAAGCTGCCGGAAAACTTGATTTTGGATCGGTGTATTTTCGTACGTGGACCGAAAGGCTTGAGATCTTTGCAGATCCATATCTGCCCTCAGCATTTAGTCATCTCTTTGATAATGCGCTGAATCTTGCGGAGGATGTAACAAAGATTGTTGTCACATATCAGATACGTGAAGACGGGTGTGCTGTCATTATAGAGGATAACGGGCCTGGAATTCCTGATAGTGTAAAGGTAAAACTCTTTAATCAGAGCAGTGAGGAGGGGTATGGAAGAGGTCTTTTCCTTACACATGAAATTTTATCTATTACCGGCATTGATATTGTGGAAACCGGAATTCCGGGTAAAGGAGCAAGGTTTGAGATTATAATTCCTTCTGAGGGCTACAGGATCAGGTGA
- a CDS encoding DUF4433 domain-containing protein: MVEDIKDELYFIVLIENISSILKHGILSNNLASEILHENVSMKIIQDRRAKVQIPGGMMLHHYANLYFDARNPMMRVVTDPVNNVKPVCVLRISKEILKLDGVVVSSQNASSSYVLFYSSPEGLLKLDFDLIYARNWNHPDQVEYWKHKSIKCAEVLIPYSIGTEYITGAYVPDKYSESELKKAGFNLEIIIYPDIFFGD, translated from the coding sequence ATGGTTGAGGATATTAAGGATGAACTGTATTTTATTGTGCTGATAGAGAATATATCCTCAATATTGAAACACGGTATTCTTTCAAACAATCTGGCTTCGGAAATCCTTCACGAAAATGTATCAATGAAGATCATACAGGATCGAAGGGCTAAAGTTCAGATTCCGGGCGGTATGATGCTTCATCATTATGCAAATCTCTATTTTGATGCCAGAAATCCTATGATGAGAGTTGTAACTGATCCTGTTAACAATGTAAAACCGGTTTGTGTTCTCCGGATAAGTAAAGAGATTCTGAAGCTTGATGGTGTTGTTGTCAGCAGTCAGAATGCTTCAAGCAGTTATGTATTATTTTATTCCTCTCCTGAAGGTCTGCTGAAACTGGATTTTGATCTGATATATGCCCGTAACTGGAATCATCCGGATCAGGTTGAATACTGGAAGCACAAAAGTATAAAATGTGCAGAAGTACTAATCCCATATAGCATTGGAACAGAATATATTACAGGTGCATATGTGCCTGACAAGTATTCGGAAAGTGAATTGAAAAAAGCAGGATTTAATCTGGAAATAATAATTTACCCTGATATTTTCTTTGGAGATTAA
- a CDS encoding IS1634 family transposase yields the protein MAHKSYKSKKVLKDLLKGAVKKEKSGDKRTPLPAIIVACFLDRLNFVEFLNEHLTWDSQQWRVSPGNLAKAIVLVPFLNNGPRIAIQAINEQFEPLDMSLLFNDEVKSEWLTRDAFATMLDRFYDAGCEFLFTNIALKTYSAFNIPFNAVFHGDTTSISLYGEYETDEEDESLPKICRGVSKDGKRNLKQIMVGLITDRLGIPLRATVRDGSQNDAKWNHTVIDSLKELLNNSKDKLTYIADSKLATGPNIKKLMEANSLFVTRCPASFEKKIAQKVTNEAYTSSDWKDIGAYRESKKGELTTYEAQEFQKEICGKVCRLLVLRSGDRQKKVNKVLEKKKDEAKSTIRESIIKKFSCEADAKKEIELLNSKLKKGLWTVDFTLKTEEVVVEKRARGRPPKDAPPPKKEVQWLIEMDKMTIVKDKYEALVRKTESFVLFTNVTYEQASTVEILRLYKGQKTVEDNFSVLKKPAMVDTLFLKLPRRITALVTILSFALLVQVIIRVLVRRNLDTMEEKPGLDYNGKPLERVGLKKIMHFLGYYTVITRPDGIDYECKTDVHEPHIVTWLKLLEIDSLEI from the coding sequence ATGGCTCACAAGAGTTATAAAAGCAAAAAAGTATTGAAAGACCTCCTCAAAGGGGCAGTTAAAAAGGAGAAAAGTGGCGATAAGAGAACTCCATTACCCGCAATAATTGTTGCCTGCTTCCTTGATCGGCTAAATTTTGTCGAATTTCTAAATGAACATCTAACATGGGATTCTCAACAATGGCGAGTATCTCCTGGCAATTTGGCAAAAGCTATTGTATTGGTTCCTTTCCTCAATAATGGTCCAAGAATAGCCATTCAGGCTATTAATGAGCAATTTGAACCATTGGACATGTCACTTCTTTTCAATGATGAGGTGAAATCGGAATGGTTGACAAGAGATGCTTTTGCAACTATGCTTGACCGATTTTATGATGCAGGATGTGAATTTCTTTTCACAAACATTGCTTTAAAGACGTATTCTGCCTTTAATATTCCATTTAATGCAGTTTTTCATGGAGATACAACATCAATATCATTGTATGGTGAATATGAAACAGATGAAGAAGATGAAAGTCTTCCTAAAATTTGCCGTGGGGTGAGTAAGGATGGTAAGAGAAATCTCAAGCAGATAATGGTTGGATTGATAACTGACAGATTAGGTATTCCATTACGGGCAACTGTGAGAGATGGTAGTCAAAATGATGCAAAATGGAATCATACAGTTATTGATTCACTCAAAGAACTCTTGAATAATTCAAAAGATAAATTGACGTATATCGCAGATTCAAAACTTGCAACAGGTCCAAACATAAAAAAACTGATGGAAGCTAATTCTTTATTTGTTACGAGATGCCCTGCGAGTTTTGAAAAAAAGATAGCACAAAAAGTTACCAATGAGGCATATACAAGTAGTGATTGGAAAGATATTGGAGCATATCGCGAATCTAAAAAAGGTGAACTTACAACATATGAAGCGCAGGAGTTTCAAAAAGAGATCTGCGGTAAAGTTTGCAGGTTGCTGGTATTAAGGAGCGGCGATAGACAAAAGAAAGTCAACAAAGTCCTGGAAAAGAAAAAAGATGAAGCCAAATCCACAATTCGTGAATCAATCATCAAAAAGTTTTCCTGCGAGGCTGACGCAAAAAAAGAGATTGAACTGCTTAATAGTAAGCTAAAGAAGGGTCTCTGGACTGTGGATTTCACATTAAAAACAGAAGAGGTTGTCGTTGAAAAGCGTGCCCGTGGTAGGCCTCCTAAAGATGCCCCTCCCCCAAAAAAAGAGGTTCAGTGGTTGATTGAGATGGATAAAATGACAATTGTAAAAGATAAATATGAAGCTCTTGTCAGGAAAACAGAGTCATTTGTCCTTTTTACAAATGTTACTTACGAGCAGGCATCCACTGTGGAAATACTTCGCCTTTACAAAGGACAAAAAACTGTGGAAGATAATTTTTCAGTCTTAAAAAAGCCTGCAATGGTTGATACACTATTTTTAAAGCTGCCTCGTAGAATTACGGCATTGGTTACTATCCTCTCCTTTGCTCTGCTTGTGCAGGTAATTATTCGTGTACTTGTCAGAAGAAATCTGGATACTATGGAAGAAAAACCCGGTCTTGATTACAATGGAAAACCACTTGAAAGGGTAGGTTTGAAAAAAATAATGCATTTCCTTGGATATTATACAGTCATTACCAGACCAGATGGAATTGATTATGAATGTAAAACTGATGTTCATGAACCCCATATTGTAACCTGGCTTAAGTTGCTGGAGATTGACTCATTGGAAATATAA
- a CDS encoding PAS domain-containing protein, whose translation MKFDALFDDAHPVRQRRILIVLAVTAVAVGINLAGILFGVTIVLAHLLYFPVILAAYWYPKRCYPFLILIAALYGGFILYFNYPPDLSLIAATASRVVIFTLVGVIVSLLSFNLRRSEQELNDIIEFLPDATFAVNKDGVVIAWNKATEELTGVKKSAILNRGNYEYLILRDPH comes from the coding sequence ATGAAATTTGATGCTCTCTTTGATGATGCCCATCCTGTAAGGCAGAGGCGTATATTAATTGTATTGGCTGTAACTGCGGTTGCAGTTGGTATAAATCTGGCAGGAATACTTTTTGGAGTAACTATTGTACTTGCACACCTGCTCTACTTTCCGGTTATTCTTGCTGCGTACTGGTATCCCAAACGCTGTTATCCGTTTCTGATTCTGATTGCTGCGTTATATGGCGGGTTTATATTATATTTTAATTATCCTCCTGATCTCTCGCTTATAGCTGCAACAGCTTCAAGGGTTGTTATCTTTACGCTTGTTGGAGTTATAGTCTCACTTCTCTCATTTAATCTGAGAAGGTCTGAACAGGAGCTGAATGACATAATTGAATTCCTTCCTGATGCCACTTTTGCAGTTAATAAGGATGGTGTTGTGATTGCCTGGAATAAGGCAACTGAGGAGCTTACCGGGGTTAAGAAATCCGCGATTTTAAACAGGGGCAATTATGAGTATCTCATATTGCGAGACCCCCATTAG
- a CDS encoding GNAT family N-acetyltransferase translates to MERDTGRRAGSGYKGIVPEVRELKTSEFPKANEVWVDYHNTTGVPKTDRIFGAFLGVELVSLARCRRHLDGYEVDGVYTPDDYRGRGYARLVVNALIEACHNDDLYMYSVSHLTEFYGQYGFYEISEKELPEGVRERYTWAVGNLGGVGVVPMIRTHTDYI, encoded by the coding sequence ATGGAAAGAGATACCGGCAGAAGGGCAGGTTCGGGTTATAAGGGTATAGTGCCTGAGGTTCGTGAGCTTAAGACATCTGAATTTCCAAAGGCCAATGAAGTATGGGTGGATTATCATAATACTACAGGTGTTCCAAAGACTGACAGGATATTCGGAGCATTTCTTGGTGTGGAACTTGTCTCCCTTGCACGATGCAGGCGGCATTTGGACGGTTATGAGGTTGACGGTGTCTATACTCCTGATGATTATCGTGGAAGGGGTTATGCCCGTCTGGTTGTGAATGCACTCATTGAGGCATGCCACAATGATGATCTGTATATGTATTCCGTAAGTCACCTCACTGAATTTTACGGACAGTATGGATTTTATGAGATTTCAGAGAAGGAACTGCCCGAAGGTGTGCGTGAGAGGTACACATGGGCAGTCGGCAATCTTGGCGGTGTTGGTGTTGTGCCGATGATCAGGACCCATACGGATTATATTTAA
- the darG gene encoding type II toxin-antitoxin system antitoxin DNA ADP-ribosyl glycohydrolase DarG encodes MTVEVVLGDILNDKSQTLVNTVNCVGVMGKGIALEFKKKYPAMFEDYKIRCRKGEVEHGVPYHYEDIFGNSIINFPTKDHWRSASRIDDIVRGLDLFISCYKSWNVTSVAFPPLGCGNGGLLWEDVGPLMYRKLSSIDIPVCIYAPYSTPEDHMTCEYLSDSMNYNDNITGTILRNNITPEKVLLLEVLFRLENMKYVSPVGRTIFQKICYMLTQTGVDLNISFKQGTYGPFSDGTKDLIKEFSNCNLITEKKTGSMINIRTGSEFPAVKEQFKEEIQAGDDKIETVVDLFSRIKSTEQAGEVTTVFYVYSELKSRKPFGKISEEMIFDRVIEWKNYWANEEKLKSIADTVRILTVLRWIQVEFSDNLPVSEIV; translated from the coding sequence ATGACAGTTGAAGTGGTGCTTGGAGATATTCTTAATGATAAATCGCAGACTCTTGTAAATACTGTGAACTGTGTCGGTGTTATGGGCAAGGGAATTGCACTTGAATTTAAGAAGAAGTATCCGGCAATGTTTGAGGATTATAAAATACGTTGCAGGAAAGGAGAGGTTGAACATGGTGTTCCATACCATTATGAAGATATCTTTGGCAATTCAATAATTAATTTTCCAACAAAGGATCACTGGCGTTCTGCATCACGGATTGATGATATTGTCAGAGGTCTTGATCTTTTCATCAGTTGTTATAAATCATGGAATGTAACTTCAGTAGCATTTCCGCCGCTTGGATGTGGAAATGGTGGTCTTCTCTGGGAGGATGTTGGCCCTCTGATGTACAGAAAACTGTCTTCTATTGATATTCCTGTCTGTATTTATGCCCCTTATTCAACGCCTGAAGATCATATGACTTGTGAGTATCTTTCAGATTCAATGAATTATAATGATAATATTACCGGAACTATTCTGAGGAATAATATTACTCCTGAGAAAGTATTGCTTCTTGAGGTGTTATTCCGGCTTGAGAATATGAAATATGTTTCACCGGTTGGCAGGACAATATTTCAGAAGATCTGTTATATGCTTACACAAACCGGTGTTGATCTCAACATCTCATTTAAACAGGGAACTTACGGGCCTTTTTCTGATGGTACTAAAGATCTAATCAAAGAATTTTCCAACTGTAATCTCATTACAGAGAAGAAGACCGGTTCTATGATTAATATCAGAACCGGGTCTGAATTTCCGGCTGTAAAAGAGCAGTTTAAAGAAGAAATCCAGGCCGGTGATGATAAGATTGAGACGGTGGTGGATTTATTTTCAAGGATTAAGAGTACTGAACAGGCCGGTGAGGTTACAACTGTATTTTATGTATATAGTGAACTTAAATCGAGAAAACCTTTTGGTAAAATATCCGAAGAGATGATCTTTGATCGTGTGATTGAGTGGAAAAATTACTGGGCGAATGAAGAGAAGCTTAAATCAATTGCAGATACAGTGCGTATTCTTACTGTCCTGAGATGGATTCAGGTTGAATTCAGTGATAATCTGCCGGTAAGTGAAATCGTCTGA